Proteins encoded in a region of the Leifsonia sp. PS1209 genome:
- a CDS encoding FHA domain-containing protein, which translates to MDSPDFIVPPPHLIPPRHDTGTETVRVPSRERSLPVFAPPAAAQAPTAAAPARQWRLLLPGGRAVPVTGTVLVGRNPVTFGAWTDAELVAVDDPAASVSKTHAAFEAHGDTLTVTDAHSTNGVVVVADGKRERELTPGEPAPLAHGETVHLGRYAVRVELA; encoded by the coding sequence GTGGATTCGCCCGACTTCATCGTGCCGCCGCCGCACCTCATCCCACCCCGTCACGACACGGGGACGGAGACGGTGCGGGTGCCGTCGCGCGAGCGTTCGCTCCCGGTGTTCGCTCCGCCCGCCGCCGCCCAGGCTCCGACCGCGGCGGCGCCTGCCCGCCAGTGGCGGCTGCTGCTGCCGGGCGGCCGCGCCGTGCCTGTCACGGGCACCGTGCTGGTCGGCAGGAACCCGGTGACGTTCGGGGCGTGGACGGACGCCGAACTGGTCGCCGTCGACGACCCGGCCGCGAGCGTCTCGAAGACGCACGCCGCCTTCGAGGCGCACGGCGACACGCTGACGGTGACGGACGCGCACTCGACCAACGGCGTCGTCGTCGTGGCGGACGGGAAGCGGGAACGCGAGCTGACGCCGGGGGAGCCTGCGCCGCTCGCGCACGGCGAGACCGTGCACCTCGGCCGGTACGCGGTGCGCGTCGAGCTCGCCTGA